The DNA segment CCATCTGGCTCGTCTTGATGTAGTAAAACAAGCAGAACAAACAAATAAAAATGCTTAAAAGACGTAAAATGCTGATGGTATTGTACTTTGCATTGATTTTTTCCAATGCTTCGGTATAGTGGGCAACCTTGTTTTGATAGAGATCCATTTCTATAATTTCAATGAGAGACAAAGATAGGTCGCATTGTACATAAATCAGTTACAAATTGATGTACAAAATTAACGAACAGAACCGTTTTGATGAACTGCAATCAAAGTGCATTGGCATTCTTATTATTTTTTTGAGCCACAAATTGCACAAATTTTATTAGTATTCAAAATTGATTTTGCTTCGCCAATACACACTCCATCAGGTCGCTAATTTTAGTTGTTTCAAGAATTTGTGTGAATTTGTGCAATTTGTGGTTATTTTTTTTAAAAACAAATGCCCTGCTCAAACCCAACACTTTTATTAAAATTAATTTTCTAAATTTGCCTCGGAAAGCGGATGCTTATCCCGTTTTAAAAAATAATACTATGCAAAACATTCCCAGTGTTGACTTGCGTGATTTCCTTTCGGATGACCCAAAACGTAAACAAAAATTTGTAAATGAAATCGGAAGTACCTTTGAAGAGATTGGCTTTGTAGCCCTAAAAGGCCATTTTTTAAACGACCAATTGGTCGAAGAATTGTATGGCGAAATCAGGAACTTTTTCGCTTTGCCATTGGAAACAAAACACGGTTATGAAATTCCTGGAATTGGCGGGCAAAGAGGCTATGTCTCTTTTGGAAAAGAACACGCCAAAGGCCGAAAAGAAGGCGATTTAAAAGAGTTTTGGCACTTTGGACAATACGTGGAAAAAGACTCGAAATACGCTTCGGAATATCCAGATAATGTCGAAGTAAAAGAATTGCCCCGTTTCAACATCGTGGGCAAAGAAGCCTACCAAATGCTGGAGAAAACAGGTGTTTATGTATTGAGGGCTTTGGCTTTACATCTTGGTTTGGACGAGTTCTATTTTGACGAATACGCCAAAGAAGGCAATTCCATTTTGCGTCCCATTCACTATCCACCCATTACAACGGAACCCGAAAACGCCATTCGTGCCGCAGCCCACGGCGACATCAACTTGATTACGCTTTTGATGGGTGCTCAAGGTCGAGGTTTGCAAGTACAAACCCACGACGGCGATTGGATTGACGCCATTGCCGAACCGGACGAATTGGTCATCAATGTGGGCGATATGTTGTCCCGTCACACCAACAATAAATTGAAATCCACCATTCACCAAGTGGTCAATCCACCAAGGGAATTATGGGGAACTTCCCGTTATTCCATCCCGTTTTTCATGCATCCCGTGAGCGACATGAAATTGGATTGCCTGGAAAACTGCATCGATGCCGAAAACCCAAAGAAATTCGAAGCCATCACAGCCGGAGAATACCTCTACGAAAGATTGGTAGATTTGGGATTAATCAAAAAATAATTTATAAATTTATACTGTAAAAAGACATTGAGTTTTTGCTTGATGTCTTTTTTGGTTTTAGAAGAAAATGGAACACGGATAATGCAGGTTTTAACAGATTGTGTATTTGATTATAATTAGGTTTGTCACGCTGGAAGCGTCTCAACAAACGAGAGCAACATAGTCTAGACGCTTTCAGCCTGACAAACAAGCAAGAACAAATGGCATCAAATCGCTTTATCCGCCTCCAAAAAAATAAAAAAAATGGACTTACAAGAGCAATTAAAAAATTTATTCCCCGACCACATCGAATCGGAACCGGAAGAAATACTGGAAGAAGAGCACCTGCTTTTCATTCAAAAAGAACCGATGATTTGCAAATTCGAAAAGCGAAAAGGAAAAGCCACCACCATCATCGAAGGCTACGAAGGAACCGACGAAGATTTCAAGATGCTGGCCAAAGAAATCAAAACCAAATTAAGTGTTGGCGGAACTTTCAAGGACGATGCCATCATCATTCAAGGCGACTATCGCGATAAAATTATGCAAATACTAAAAGAAAAAGGCTTTAAAGTAAAACGCGTGGGCGGTTAAATTAGTGGACAGTGTACAGTCGCAGTATTCAGTTTAAAAATCGAACTATAATCAAATAAAACACTTAAAATCACTTTGCGCCTTTGCGCCTTTGTGGCAAAAAACAAACTATGATACAATCATCAGAATTAATACTCAATCCAGACGGAAGCGTCTATCATTTGAACTTGTTGCCGGAACACATTGCCCAAGACATCATATTCGTGGGCGACCAAAACCGTGTCGAAAAAATAACACAATTCTTCGACAGCATCGAATTTTCTACCCAAAAACGAGAATTCAAAACCCAAACGGGTCTTTTCAAAGGCAAACGAATCACCGTGATGTCCACCGGAATTGGACCAGACAATATCGACATCGTGATGAACGAACTCGATGCCTTGGTCAACATCGACTTGAAAACCAGGACACCAAAAGAAAACCTGGTTTCATTAAACATTATCCGAATTGGAACATCCGGTTCCTTGCAAGCAGATATTCCCGTGGACAGTTTCGTGATGGGAAAATACGGATTGGGCTTGGACAACATGCTCCGCTCCTACTTGATTGACGATATTTCGGAAATCGCAATGGAAGACGCTTTCATCAAACACACCAATTGGGATTTGAAAAAAGGGCGTCCTTACATCATTGCTTGTTCCGAGAAACTGGAAAAACGTATGGAAAGCAATAGAATTTTCAAGGGAATAACCGGAACTGCCGGTGGTTTCTATGGCCCACAAGGACGTGTTTTGCGCCTGAACATCCAGGATGAAAGCTTGAATTCCAAGATGGACAGCTTCAATCATGAAGGAACCCGAATGACCAATCTCGAAATGGAAACGAGTGCCATTTATGGTTTAGGAAAATTGATGGGACACAATTGTTTGTCATTAAACGCCATCATTGCCAATCGTGCCAATGGAACTTTCAGCCAAGATCCCTATAAAGCTGTTGATGAATTGATTGCTTATGCTTTGGAGAAATTGGCTGAAAATTAATTACGATTATCTGTCATTGCGAGGAACGAAGCAATCGCATTATGAGAGCAACAAACGAGAGCAACAAATGTGATTGCTTCGTTCCTCGCAATGACATCATTTACCACTCAATCTCGGTCTTACCTTTCGATTTTAAATAGGCGTTGGTTTGGCTAAAATGTTTGTTGCCAAACCATTTCCCTTGATTGGCACTCATGGGCGAAGGATGTCCTGATTCTAAAACCAAATGCTTGGTTCTGTCAATTTTAGCACCTTTCTTTTGGGCAAAACTTCCCCAAAGCAGGAAAACCACGTTCTCTTTTTCCTCCGAT comes from the Flavobacterium limnophilum genome and includes:
- a CDS encoding isopenicillin N synthase family dioxygenase, with the protein product MQNIPSVDLRDFLSDDPKRKQKFVNEIGSTFEEIGFVALKGHFLNDQLVEELYGEIRNFFALPLETKHGYEIPGIGGQRGYVSFGKEHAKGRKEGDLKEFWHFGQYVEKDSKYASEYPDNVEVKELPRFNIVGKEAYQMLEKTGVYVLRALALHLGLDEFYFDEYAKEGNSILRPIHYPPITTEPENAIRAAAHGDINLITLLMGAQGRGLQVQTHDGDWIDAIAEPDELVINVGDMLSRHTNNKLKSTIHQVVNPPRELWGTSRYSIPFFMHPVSDMKLDCLENCIDAENPKKFEAITAGEYLYERLVDLGLIKK
- a CDS encoding translation initiation factor — protein: MDLQEQLKNLFPDHIESEPEEILEEEHLLFIQKEPMICKFEKRKGKATTIIEGYEGTDEDFKMLAKEIKTKLSVGGTFKDDAIIIQGDYRDKIMQILKEKGFKVKRVGG
- a CDS encoding nucleoside phosphorylase, with the translated sequence MIQSSELILNPDGSVYHLNLLPEHIAQDIIFVGDQNRVEKITQFFDSIEFSTQKREFKTQTGLFKGKRITVMSTGIGPDNIDIVMNELDALVNIDLKTRTPKENLVSLNIIRIGTSGSLQADIPVDSFVMGKYGLGLDNMLRSYLIDDISEIAMEDAFIKHTNWDLKKGRPYIIACSEKLEKRMESNRIFKGITGTAGGFYGPQGRVLRLNIQDESLNSKMDSFNHEGTRMTNLEMETSAIYGLGKLMGHNCLSLNAIIANRANGTFSQDPYKAVDELIAYALEKLAEN